GACCTTATGGACTTTGTGGGCGCTAACGGGCCGCTGAAGACGACAGGTAAGCTCTGGACACGTGACTGCTGTGTCTGCGAAGCCTCGCATCCCCAATGTCCTGGCCGGCCGCTACGCCTCTACGGAGCTGGCCGTCCTCTGGTCCCCCGAGCAGAAGGTGAAGCTGGAACGCCAGCTGTGGCTGGCGGTGCTGCGCGCTCAGAAGGATCTCGGGATCGAGGTGCCGGATGCCGCCCTCGCCGATTACGAACGCGTCGTCGACCAGGTCGACCTGGCCTCCATCGCCGAGCGCGAGAAGGTCACCCGCCACGACGTCAAGGCCCGGATCGAGGAGTTCAACGCCCTCGCCGGCCATGAGCAGGTCCACAAGGGCATGACCTCCCGGGACCTCACCGAGAACGTCGAGCAGCTGCAGATCCGGCTCTCCCTGGAGCTCATGCGCGACCGTACGGTGGCAGTCCTGGCCCGGCTGGGCAAGCTGGCGGGCGAGTACCGCGAGCTGGTCATGGCCGGCCGGTCCCACAACGTCGCCGCGCAGGCGACCACGCTCGGCAAGCGTTTCGCGACCGCGGCGGACGAGCTCCTGGTGGCGTACGGACGTCTTGAGGACCTGCTGGGCCGCTACCCGCTGCGGGGCATCAAGGGGCCCGTGGGTACCGCCCAGGACATGCTCGACCTGCTGGGCGGCGACGCCGGAAAGCTGGCCGACCTCGAGCAGCGCATCGCCGGGCACCTCGGTTTCGCACACGCCTTCACGTCCGTCGGCCAGGTCTACCCTCGCTCGCTCGACTACGACGTGGTGACGGCACTGGTACAGCTGGCCGCGGCGCCTTCGTCGGTCGCGAAGACGATCCGGCTGATGGCCGGGCACGAGCTGGTGACCGAGGGCTTCAAGCCGGGCCAGGTCGGCTCGTCCGCGATGCCGCACAAGATGAACACCCGCTCCTGCGAGCGCGTCAACGGCCTGATGGTGATCCTGCGCGGCTACGCGTCGATGACCGGCGAACTGGCGGGCGACCAATGGAACGAGGGCGACGTCTCCTGCTCCGTGGTCCGCCGCGTGGCGCTC
This sequence is a window from Streptomyces sp. NBC_01217. Protein-coding genes within it:
- the purB gene encoding adenylosuccinate lyase codes for the protein MTAVSAKPRIPNVLAGRYASTELAVLWSPEQKVKLERQLWLAVLRAQKDLGIEVPDAALADYERVVDQVDLASIAEREKVTRHDVKARIEEFNALAGHEQVHKGMTSRDLTENVEQLQIRLSLELMRDRTVAVLARLGKLAGEYRELVMAGRSHNVAAQATTLGKRFATAADELLVAYGRLEDLLGRYPLRGIKGPVGTAQDMLDLLGGDAGKLADLEQRIAGHLGFAHAFTSVGQVYPRSLDYDVVTALVQLAAAPSSVAKTIRLMAGHELVTEGFKPGQVGSSAMPHKMNTRSCERVNGLMVILRGYASMTGELAGDQWNEGDVSCSVVRRVALPDAFFAFDGLMETFLTVLDEFGAFPAVVARELDRYLPFLATTKVLMGAVRAGVGREVAHEAIKENAVASALAMREQGAERNELLDKLAADERIPLDRAQLDALMADKLSFTGAAGDQVTALISRIEEISKQHPDAAGYTPGSIL